A region from the Aphis gossypii isolate Hap1 chromosome 1, ASM2018417v2, whole genome shotgun sequence genome encodes:
- the LOC114123397 gene encoding cytochrome P450 6k1-like: MISCLTNLLLDNITYSLLIAVFTIIYYYTTSTYDKWRKLNIPYVPPVPLFGNVFKMITKLEHMIDVFGKMYYLYPNAKLLGYFQMKEPMLMIRDPELINTILVKDFSYFTDHGFDIDPSTSILANSLFFSNGQKWRTMRQKLSPGFTSGKLKDTHNQINECGDEMVSRITDVLEKTDRLDVKTMTAGFSTDVIGTCAFGLKLDTIKNDNSEFRHYAKIIFQNTPKQLIIQMLAMICPWVLNLFNIKRFSHEATNFFYDVFNNVIKYREEHNLVRNDITQTLMQARKELVLKENSDIEDKFTDDDIIANAIVMFTAGSETVSSMLSFGLYELALNKEIQDKLRAEICSMKAKHNGQLNNDYLMDLTYAKMVLDELGRKYSIAFSILRVATKTYTLPDESFVIEKGQKITIPMFHIHNDPKYYPDPMRFDPERFSMEQKSQRPKGTYLAFGDGPRVCIGKRFAESEMKLLLSNVLSKFEVLPCEQTEIPVNIRSDAGFVSPKNPIILKFKPVFTTIYYYTTSTYDKWRKLNIPYVPPVPLFGNVFKIMTKLEHPIDGFGKIYYSYPNAKLLGYFQMREPMLMVREPELINTILVKDFSYFTDHGFDIDPSTSILANSLFFSNGQKWRTMRQKLSPGFTSGKLKDTHNQINECGDEMVSRIANVIEKTDRLEVKTMTTGFSTDVIGTCAFGLKLDTIKNDDSEFRRYVKMIFRNTPRQLIVQMLMTICPRVLKLFKIKLFSQEATNFFYNVFTDVIKHREEHNLVRNDLTQTLMQARKELVMKKNSDIEDKFTDDDIIANAILMFTAGSETVSSMLSFCLYELALNKEIQDKLRAEICSMKAKYNGQLNNDYLMDLTYANMVLDETGRKYSIAFSILRVATKTYTLPDESFVIEKGQKITIPMFHIHNDPKYYPDPMRFDPERFSMEQKSQRPKGTYLAFGDGPRVCIGKRFAESEMKLLLSNVLSKFEVLPCEQTEIPVNIRSDTGLTSPKNGIILKFRPIIEH; encoded by the exons atGATATCGTGTCTGACCAACTTGTTGCTCGATAACATCACCTATAGCTTATTAATAGCTGTGTTCacgattatctattattatacgactTCGACGTACGATAAATGgcgaaaattgaatattccgTATGTACCACCCGTACCATTGTTTGGAAACGTGTTCAAAATGATAACGAAACTCGAACACATGATCGACGTGTTCGGAAAGATGTACTACTTATATCCGAACGCCAAACTGTTGGGGTACTTTCAAATGAAAGAGCCGATGCTTATGATCCGAGATCCGGAGCTGATCAACACGATATTGGTAAAGGACTTTTCGTACTTCACCGACCACGGTTTTGACATAGATCCATCCACGTCCATATTGGCCAACAGTCTGTTTTTCTCTAATGGCCAGAAATGGCGGACGATGCGCCAAAAGCTGAGCCCGGGCTTCACGTCTGGAAAGTTAAAGGACACACACAACCAGATCAACGAGTGCGGCGACGAGATGGTGTCCAGAATCACCGATGTACTCGAGAAGACCGATCGACTCGACGTGAAAACGATGACTGCAGGTTTTTCCACAGACGTGATTGGCACCTGCGCGTTCGGCCTGAAGCTGGACACGATCAAGAACGACAATTCGGAGTTCCGCCATTACGCCAAGATAATTTTCCAGAACACTCCGAAACAGTTAATCATACAGATGCTGGCGATGATCTGCCCTTGGGTGTTGaatctttttaatataaaaagattttCGCATGAAGCTACTAACTTTTTCTACGATGTATTCAACAACGTTATCAAGTACCGCGAAGAGCACAATTTAGTCCGGAACGATATAACGCAGACCCTTATGCAGGCGCGTAAAGAATTGGTTTTGAAAGAGAACTCGGACATtgaag ATAAATTCACTGATGATGACATCATCGCTAACGCTATTGTCATGTTCACTGCTGGTTCAGAAACCGTTTCGTCAATGTTATCTTTTGGATTATACGAATTAGCGCTGAACAAAGAAATTCAAGACAAATTACGTGCGGAAATATGTTCGATGAAAGCAAAACACAACGGGCAATTaaacaatgattatttaatggaTCTGACTTACGCCAAAATGGTATTAGACG AGCTTGGTCGCAAGTATTCTATTGCTTTTAGCATATTGAGAGTGGCTACAAAAACGTATACTCTACCTGACGAATcatttgttattgaaaaaggtcaaaaaattactataccgATGTTCCACATACATAATGATCCAAAATATTACCCCGATCCGATGAGATTTGATCCAGAACGATTTTCTATGGAACAAAAATCTCAACGACCTAAAGGCACTTACTTGGCGTTTGGCGACGGACCTCGAGTGtgcatag gcAAACGGTTCGCGGAATCAGAGATGAAATTGCTTCTGTCAAATGTATTGTCGAAGTTCGAAGTCCTACCGTGTGAACAAACCGAAATTCCCGTCAACATAAGGAGTGACGCAGGATTTGTTTCACCGAAAAATCccattatcttaaaatttaaacc TGTTTTCACGACcatctattattatacgactTCGACGTACGATAAATGgcgaaaattgaatattccgTATGTACCACCCGTACCATTGTTTGGCAACGTGTTCAAAATTATGACGAAACTCGAACATCCAATTGACGGGTTCGGAAAGATCTACTACTCATATCCGAACGCCAAACTGCTTGGGTACTTCCAAATGAGAGAGCCGATGCTTATGGTCCGCGAACCGGAGCTGATCAACACGATACTGGTAAAGGACTTTTCGTACTTCACCGACCACGGTTTTGACATAGATCCATCCACGTCCATATTGGCCAACAGTCTGTTTTTCTCTAATGGCCAGAAATGGCGGACGATGCGCCAAAAGCTGAGCCCGGGCTTCACGTCTGGAAAGTTAAAGGACACACACAACCAGATCAACGAGTGCGGCGACGAGATGGTGTCCAGAATCGCCAACGTGATTGAGAAGACCGATCGACTCGAAGTGAAAACAATGACTACAGGTTTTTCCACAGACGTGATTGGCACCTGCGCGTTCGGCCTAAAGCTGGACACGATCAAAAACGACGATTCAGAGTTCCGCCGGTACGTCAAGATGATTTTCCGGAACACCCCAAGACAGTTAATTGTACAAATGTTGATGACGATCTGCCCTCGGGTTTTGAagctatttaaaatcaaattgttttcACAAGAAGCtactaattttttctataatgtgTTTACCGACGTTATCAAGCACCGCGAAGAGCACAATTTAGTCCGGAACGATTTAACACAGACCCTTATGCAGGCGCGTAAAGAATTGGTTATGAAAAAGAACTCAGACATtgaag ATAAATTCACCGATGATGACATCATTGCTAACGCTATTCTCATGTTCACTGCTGGTTCAGAAACCGTTTCGTCAATGTTATCTTTTTGCCTATACGAATTGGCGCTGAACAAAGAAATTCAAGACAAATTACGTGCGGAAATATGTTCGATGAAAGCAAAATACAACGGGCAATTaaacaatgattatttaatggaTCTGACTTACGCCAACATGGTATTGGACG AGACTGGTCGCAAGTATTCTATTGCTTTTAGCATATTGAGAGTGGCTACAAAAACGTATACTCTACCTGACGAATcatttgttattgaaaaaggtcaaaaaattactataccgATGTTCCACATACATAATGATCCAAAATATTACCCCGATCCGATGAGATTTGATCCAGAACGATTTTCTATGGAACAAAAATCTCAACGACCTAAAGGCACTTACTTGGCGTTTGGCGACGGACCTCGAGTGtgcatag gCAAACGGTTCGCGGAATCAGAGATGAAATTGCTTCTGTCAAATGTATTGTCGAAGTTCGAAGTCCTACCATGTGAACAAACCGAAATTCCCGTCAACATAAGGAGTGACACGGGACTTACTTCACCGAAAAATGgcattatcttaaaatttagacCGATCAttgaacattaa
- the LOC114123214 gene encoding uncharacterized protein LOC114123214 — protein MAFFGEMNPVSLLMSTGTSVCSHVGNSYWNRYKTRKEVETFNQLSSTTQQPPSSPTPPPPSPSPLPTPPLLLLQQQPPSPLQQQQPPLSPPLQQKHQLTEPPVENCATILTGDTIVIAEKTTRRQVSPKSPLMIFNELVKNTKIQFQEHRGGASNHITSYTAMFEIGGKTYIGNHISKQQAKQKACESYLMTIFKDQIKNNKGSPEMEVGKNIRVSKTKTPHQKDFPWSQFASLARHNLINQREVNPSNKTANCIPEESTAIEPQLKTGDIIEIVLTRRQVSPKSPLMIFNELVKNIKIQLQEHQGGASKHTTGYTAMFEIGGKTYIGNDVSKKQAKQKACENYLMTIFKDQIKKYKGSPEMEVGENTRESKTKIPHQKDLPWLQFASLQVMRNYINQWEVEPVVTRA, from the exons ttggcAATAGTTATTGGAACCGGTATAAAACCAGAAAAGAAGTTGAAACTTTCAATCAACTATCTTCGACCACACAACAACCACCATCATCACcaacaccaccaccaccatcaCCATCACCATTACCGACACCaccactactactactacaacAACAACCACCATCGCCattacaacaacaacaaccacCACTGTCACCACCGTTACAGCAAAAACATCAGCTAACGGAACCTCCTGTGGAAAATTGTGCAACAATTCTA acagGGGATACAATTGTAATTGCTGAAAAAACAACTCGTCGTCAGGTTTCTCCTAAATCACCATTGATGATCTTCAATGAATTGGTTAAGAATACAAAAATTCAGTTTCAAGAACATCGAGGGGGTGCGAGTAATCACATTACTAGTTATACCGCGATGTTTGAA attggCGGTAAAACATACATTGGAAATCACATATCAAAACAACAGGCGAAACAGAAGGCCTGTGAAAGCTATTtgatgacaatatttaaagatCAAATAA aaaataataaaggaTCTCCCGAGATGGAAGTTGGAAAAAACATTAGAgtgtcaaaaacaaaaacacccCATCAGAAAGATTTTCCATGGTCACAATTTGCATCATTGGCCAGGCACAATTTGATAAATCAACGGGAGGTTAATCCTTCTAATAAAACAGCTAATTGCATACCAGAAGAATCAACAGCCATCGAACCACAACTTAAG aCAGGGGATAtcattgaaattgttttgacTCGTCGTCAGGTTTCTCCTAAATCACCATTGATGATCTTCAATGAATTggttaagaatataaaaattcagttACAAGAACATCAAGGGGGTGCGAGTAAACACACTACAGGTTATACCGCGATGTTTGaa attggCGGTAAAACATACATTGGAAATGACGTATCAAAAAAACAGGCGAAGCAGAAGGCCTGTGAAAACTATTtgatgacaatatttaaagatCAAATAA aaaaatataaaggaTCTCCCGAGATGGAAGTTGGAGAAAACACTAGagaatcaaaaacaaaaatacccCACCAGAAAGATCTTCCATGGTTACAATTTGCATCATTGCAGGTCATGCGCAACTATATAAATCAATGGGAAGTAGAGCCGGTTGTCACAAGAGCCTAA